The following are encoded together in the Anopheles nili chromosome 3, idAnoNiliSN_F5_01, whole genome shotgun sequence genome:
- the LOC128724355 gene encoding LOW QUALITY PROTEIN: uncharacterized protein LOC128724355 (The sequence of the model RefSeq protein was modified relative to this genomic sequence to represent the inferred CDS: substituted 1 base at 1 genomic stop codon) → MMLAILRMKLNLDLPKDARTLIRTPTQVSIDGLPLHKGGPTQLWPILVKVVELPKLPVMTVATFSGPSKPESIEEFLRPLVDEANEIHWEGLIVGDKTLHFSIRNFVADSPARALIKATTSFTGMHGCLKCXCVGEYFTRGKKVIFDAVDAPLRTDAGFRSRVCPGHHKSWRSPLEDLLQFDLIKNVPVGERLHLFDLGVTRKIFRGFLEGNFERYPRWSPEVKEVVSNFLKQVQLPSEIHRTLRSVRYVAFWKASEYRTFLHYASVVVLKDFYDAQGYSHFLLYFCGVTILSSSYYQHLWTRVKDFLSRFVKDFGTYYGRSHMTSNVHNLQHVFGEVAMFGPLDNFSAYCFESHLQQIKRWVRSGKKCAEQVAGRSSEIATIYMTTNLIAPKYPYLKTNGIGLHVAADFVLLPYFKDQFFLTKNDDVVKFVKCKKSSSLFPITIVRVRFLFKMALFELNFEDNSIAKTSSTDLNIYKIIENSPTRHMEVSWTGIKCKLVPVKLPSRSLTHPHDASITTPDRGGSIISWDDLF, encoded by the exons ATGATGCTGGCCATCCTACGGATGAAGCTGAATTTAGATCTTCCTAAAGATGCGCGGACTTTGATTAGAACACCTACCCAA GTGTCAATCGACGGGCTGCCACTACACAAGGGTGGGCCAACTCAGCTTTGGCCTATTCTTGTAAAGGTGGTAGAGTTGCCAAAGCTTCCGGTTATGACGGTAGCCACATTTAGTGGACCATCAAAACCGGAAAGCATCGAAGAATTCTTGCGGCCGCTGGTGgatgaagcaaatgaaattcaCTGGGAAGGCTTGATTGTTGGCGATAAAACGTTGCATTTTAGCATTCGCAATTTTGTCGCCGACTCACCAGCTCGTGCTTTAATAAAAG cTACGACGAGCTTCACTGGAATGCATGGCTGTTTAAAGTGTTAATGTGTTGGAGAATACTTCACCCGGGGTAAGAAGGTTATTTTCGATGCCGTGGATGCTCCCCTGCGTACGGACGCAGGATTTCGGTCAAGAGTATGTCCGggccaccataaatcatggcGTTCGCCACTGGAAGACCTTCTACAGttcgatttaattaaaaacgtTCCTGTTGGTGAACGACttcatttatttgatttggGGGTTACCCGAAAAATATTCCGAGGATTTCTCGAAGGCAATTTTGAAAGATATCCTCGGTGGTCCCCTGAAGTAAAGGAAGttgtttctaattttttgAAACAGGTGCAGCTTCCTTCTGAAATTCACCGTACGCTTAGAAGCGTACGGTATGTTGCTTTTTGGAAGGCTTCCGAATATAGGACCTTCCTTCATTATGCAAGTGTTGTGGTTCTGAAGGACTTTTATGATGCGCAAGGCTATAGTCACTTCCTGCTCTATTTTTGCGGTGTTACGATTTTGTCATCATCGTACTACCAGCACCTTTGGACCCGTGTGAAAGATTTCCTTTCCCGATTTGTTAAGGATTTCGGCACATATTATGGTCGTTCCCACATGACCAGCAATGTCCATAATCTCCAACACGTGTTTGGAGAGGTTGCAATGTTTGGACCGCTTGATAACTTTTCTGCATATTGCTTCGAAAGCCATTTACAGCAGATCAAACGTTGGGTTAGATCTGGCAAGAAGTGTGCGGAGCAAGTGGCAGGTAGATCAAGTGAAATTGCCACCATCTACATGACTACCAATTTAATTGCTCCGAAATATCCATATTTGAAGACAAACGGTATTGGTTTACACGTGGCCGCCGATTTTGTCCTACTACCATATTTCAAAGACCAGTTTTTCCTaacaaaaaatgatgatgtagttaaatttgtaaaatgtaaaaaat CATCATCATTATTCCCTATCACTATAGTTAGGGTCcggtttttgttcaaaatggCGCTTTTCGAATTAAATTTTGAAGATAACTCTATCGCAAAGACATCTTCAACTGacttaaatatttataaaattatcgAAAATTCGCCAACTAGGCACATGGAAGTATCCTGGACTGGAATCAAGTGTAAGCTGGTTCCAGTCAAGTTACCTTCGCGATCTCTCACCCATCCTCAT GATGCTTCCATCACAACTCCGGATCGAGGTGGCAGTATAATTTCGTGGGACGACCTCTTTTAA